In the Pseudolabrys taiwanensis genome, one interval contains:
- a CDS encoding GGDEF domain-containing protein, whose product MQSDSRVYSLPRWRMTRWLVDAGPGVPDDIRHALVGQLYGTLPIFAGGVANTIVVSVAIAARLGSWPFVAWVVVEVAVCLARLIVLMIARRNALTGRKTPTDIYILLGIAWAATVGYGVIVSLVSGDWVASALACLSAAAMVGGICFRNFSAPRLAGTMTVFSLGPCLPGAMIAGEPLMYIVFAQIPMYVFAMTVAAFRLNKMLIATMRAERENDHRARHDALTGLSNRTGLIAAVDARLATAPREGEMLALLFLDLDGFKSVNDTYGHAAGDRLLAMVADRLRRVLLAADIAARIGGDEFVVLADGLTPDRAITLGEHLIAAIATSYDLGDNIAISIGVSVGIAMAPEHGAKFADLLAVADAALYEAKLSGKSRCCMASAETNLAALQRLRGNTGKPGAVGAAA is encoded by the coding sequence ATGCAAAGCGACAGCAGGGTTTATAGCTTGCCGCGCTGGCGCATGACGCGCTGGCTGGTGGATGCTGGCCCCGGCGTGCCCGACGACATTCGCCACGCCCTTGTCGGACAGCTTTACGGCACATTGCCGATCTTCGCCGGCGGCGTCGCGAATACGATCGTCGTATCGGTAGCCATCGCGGCGCGGCTTGGTTCATGGCCCTTCGTCGCCTGGGTCGTCGTCGAAGTGGCGGTCTGCCTGGCGCGCCTGATCGTGCTCATGATCGCCCGGCGAAATGCACTGACGGGCCGCAAGACGCCGACCGACATTTACATCCTGCTGGGCATCGCTTGGGCCGCGACCGTCGGCTATGGCGTAATCGTCAGCCTGGTCAGCGGCGACTGGGTCGCCTCCGCGCTCGCCTGCCTCTCGGCCGCGGCCATGGTTGGCGGCATCTGCTTCCGCAATTTCAGCGCCCCGCGGCTGGCCGGGACTATGACGGTGTTCAGCCTCGGGCCGTGCCTGCCGGGGGCGATGATCGCTGGCGAACCTCTGATGTACATCGTGTTCGCCCAGATACCGATGTACGTCTTCGCGATGACGGTGGCGGCATTCCGGCTCAACAAGATGCTCATCGCCACCATGCGCGCGGAGCGGGAAAACGACCACCGCGCCCGGCACGACGCGCTCACCGGCCTGTCGAACCGGACCGGCCTGATCGCCGCCGTCGATGCGCGGTTGGCGACGGCACCGCGCGAGGGCGAGATGCTGGCCCTACTGTTTCTCGATCTGGATGGCTTCAAGAGCGTCAACGACACCTACGGGCACGCCGCCGGCGATCGCCTGCTCGCCATGGTCGCCGACCGGCTGCGCCGTGTACTTCTGGCCGCCGACATTGCGGCCCGTATCGGCGGGGACGAGTTCGTGGTGCTTGCCGACGGTCTCACCCCTGACAGAGCGATCACGCTGGGTGAGCATCTGATCGCCGCCATCGCCACGTCCTACGATCTCGGCGACAACATCGCCATCAGCATTGGCGTCAGCGTCGGCATCGCCATGGCGCCCGAGCACGGCGCCAAATTCGCCGACCTGCTCGCCGTCGCGGACGCCGCGCTCTACGAGGCCAAGCTCAGCGGCAAATCGCGCTGCTGCATGGCCTCCGCGGAAACCAACCTCGCCGCCCTCCAACGTCTGCGCGGCAACACCGGCAAACCCGGGGCGGTT